One Spinacia oleracea cultivar Varoflay chromosome 4, BTI_SOV_V1, whole genome shotgun sequence DNA segment encodes these proteins:
- the LOC130471815 gene encoding uncharacterized protein, with protein sequence MTEWTRIRTHTKKMYELDFVSDKQASVKVKSKKIKKKVPEKIQRKGASPSTSGRQVAPSKKKMKKDRSPSTSQCFNCNEIGHYKQDFPKLKEEKKDGNVASPSGTKER encoded by the exons atgacagagtGGACGCGAAttagaactcatacaaagaaaatg tacgaattggactttgtaagtgataagcaagcatcggtaaaagtaaagagtaagaaaatcaagaaaaaggttccggaGAAGATCCAacgcaagggtgcatctccatctacttcaggaaggcaagtggcgccatccaagaagaagatgaagaaggatcgttctccatctacatcgcaatgcttcaattgtaatgaaattggtcattacaagcaagatttccccaaactaaaggaagagaagaaggacggaaacgttgcttctccttcag ggactaaggagaggtag